The following proteins come from a genomic window of Candidatus Gorgyraea atricola:
- the kdsB gene encoding 3-deoxy-manno-octulosonate cytidylyltransferase translates to MEAIGIIPARFGATRFEGKLLADFCGKPVIQHTWENARKSKAIEDLIIATDDKRIYNVAKGFGAKAIYTSKAHKSGSDRLTEAVASIDANIVVNIQADEPLMHPAMIDDVVDAIQKDNTIQMATLCHRISDEHELLNPNVVKVVFDRKGLALYFSRAAIPYGSRNTNNYKHIGLYAYTKDFLFTFKSLPQSRLEKIEKLEQLRVIENGYKIKVIETKHDTVGIDTPEDLVKATELVKGSRQLSFL, encoded by the coding sequence ATGGAAGCAATCGGCATAATTCCAGCTAGATTTGGGGCAACAAGGTTTGAAGGCAAACTATTGGCGGATTTCTGTGGTAAGCCAGTGATCCAGCATACATGGGAGAATGCCAGGAAGTCAAAAGCAATCGAAGACCTTATAATAGCTACTGACGATAAGCGGATCTATAATGTTGCTAAAGGGTTTGGCGCAAAGGCCATATACACGTCAAAGGCACACAAAAGCGGTTCAGATAGACTAACCGAAGCAGTCGCATCTATTGATGCAAATATCGTGGTGAATATCCAGGCAGATGAGCCACTCATGCATCCTGCAATGATAGATGATGTAGTTGATGCTATTCAAAAAGATAATACAATACAAATGGCAACACTTTGTCATAGGATCAGTGACGAGCACGAGCTTTTAAATCCGAATGTCGTAAAGGTAGTATTTGACCGAAAGGGTCTTGCACTATACTTTTCGCGCGCAGCTATACCATATGGTTCGCGAAATACTAATAACTACAAGCACATTGGGCTTTACGCTTATACAAAGGATTTTCTTTTTACCTTTAAGAGTTTGCCGCAGTCAAGGCTTGAAAAAATAGAAAAATTAGAACAGCTCAGGGTGATCGAGAATGGTTATAAGATAAAGGTGATAGAGACAAAACATGATACTGTTGGCATAGATACGCCTGAGGATCTGGTCAAGGCAACAGAGCTTGTAAAAGGATCAAGGCAGTTGAGTTTCTTATGA
- a CDS encoding HAD-IIIA family hydrolase, whose amino-acid sequence MIEEKARKIKLLILDVDGVLTDGRIVYDNFGDELKFFNVTDGLGVFLLRKAGIKTVIITAKKTKAVLKRAKDMRVAEVYSNHHKLGIYKKVLRKFHVKDEEVCFMGDDLLDLPLIKRAGLAVSPPNAVDEVRNLSHYTTQKHGGKGAVRELIELILKSQGLWDKAISAYTK is encoded by the coding sequence ATGATAGAAGAAAAAGCAAGAAAAATAAAGCTATTAATCCTCGACGTCGATGGTGTATTGACCGACGGCCGTATCGTATACGACAACTTTGGCGATGAGCTGAAGTTTTTCAATGTAACCGATGGCCTGGGCGTATTTCTTCTTCGTAAGGCTGGCATAAAGACAGTCATCATAACTGCTAAAAAAACCAAGGCAGTGCTAAAAAGGGCAAAGGATATGCGCGTCGCAGAAGTGTATTCAAATCACCATAAACTTGGCATCTACAAAAAGGTCTTGAGAAAATTCCACGTAAAAGACGAAGAGGTCTGTTTCATGGGAGACGATCTACTTGACCTACCCCTAATAAAGCGAGCAGGCCTTGCAGTTTCACCTCCAAATGCAGTAGACGAGGTAAGAAACCTCTCTCACTACACCACCCAAAAACACGGTGGCAAAGGCGCAGTCCGCGAACTCATCGAGCTAATCCTCAAATCCCAGGGTCTCTGGGACAAGGCAATCTCCGCATATACAAAATAA
- the rfaE1 gene encoding D-glycero-beta-D-manno-heptose-7-phosphate kinase, with product MKKKDKFKKIISKFSKANVLVIGDLILDEFLWGDVSRISPEAPVPVVRVKSESFMPGGAANVANNIHALGGKAYLAGVVGMDERGRILTSELAKKDMDVEGIVIDGERPTTLKTRVIAHHQQVVRIDKEKMDGLSSGLIEQITDYVKEIICNIDAIIIEDYGKGVVTPKLLQEVLRLARRHKKIVTVDPKEEHFHYYKGVSAITPNHHEAGQAVGIKAKDAESIARIGKVLLNKLKCEAVLMTRGEDGMQLFEKQGRVTHIPTFAQDVFDVSGAGDTVIGTFTLALAAGANMVDAARISNTAAGIVVGKVGIAVATQEEILARMK from the coding sequence ATGAAGAAGAAAGATAAATTCAAAAAAATTATATCAAAATTTTCCAAGGCAAATGTCTTAGTGATAGGCGATTTGATCCTGGATGAATTTTTATGGGGCGATGTATCAAGGATCTCGCCAGAGGCGCCGGTCCCTGTTGTGCGAGTGAAGTCAGAGTCATTTATGCCAGGTGGCGCGGCAAATGTGGCGAATAATATTCACGCGCTTGGCGGCAAGGCATATCTGGCAGGCGTAGTGGGCATGGATGAGCGCGGCAGGATCCTTACAAGTGAACTCGCTAAGAAGGACATGGATGTAGAAGGCATAGTTATTGACGGTGAAAGGCCTACTACATTGAAGACAAGGGTTATAGCGCATCATCAGCAGGTCGTGAGGATCGACAAGGAAAAGATGGATGGCCTGAGCAGTGGCCTGATCGAGCAGATCACTGATTATGTAAAAGAGATAATATGCAATATCGACGCTATCATAATAGAAGATTATGGCAAGGGTGTTGTGACGCCGAAGCTCCTGCAGGAGGTCTTGAGATTGGCCAGACGGCATAAAAAAATAGTGACAGTGGATCCCAAAGAAGAGCATTTTCATTATTATAAAGGTGTCTCAGCGATTACTCCGAATCACCATGAGGCAGGGCAGGCAGTCGGGATAAAGGCAAAGGATGCAGAGAGCATTGCCAGGATAGGCAAGGTATTGCTTAATAAACTGAAGTGCGAGGCAGTATTGATGACGCGCGGCGAGGATGGCATGCAGCTTTTTGAAAAACAGGGCCGCGTTACGCATATTCCAACATTTGCGCAGGATGTGTTTGATGTCTCAGGCGCAGGCGATACAGTGATAGGCACTTTTACTTTGGCGCTTGCAGCTGGCGCAAACATGGTTGATGCAGCGCGCATCTCGAACACCGCAGCAGGTATTGTCGTAGGCAAAGTCGGCATTGCCGTGGCAACACAGGAAGAGATTCTTGCGAGGATGAAATAA
- a CDS encoding type II toxin-antitoxin system RelE/ParE family toxin has translation MHIETTQTFIRLYKKLPEEIKEKAKKAIEFLQENPSHPSLGHKKMVGQKDIYEIRVSNNYRITYQRINNTAYLRKIGTHDLLRNP, from the coding sequence ATGCACATAGAAACCACCCAGACATTCATAAGGCTCTACAAAAAACTCCCTGAAGAAATCAAAGAGAAGGCCAAAAAGGCCATAGAGTTCCTTCAAGAAAATCCTTCACATCCATCTCTGGGGCATAAAAAAATGGTAGGCCAAAAAGATATATATGAGATCAGAGTTTCTAATAATTACAGAATAACGTACCAGAGGATAAACAATACTGCCTATTTAAGAAAAATAGGTACCCACGACTTGCTGCGCAACCCCTAA
- a CDS encoding response regulator: MTALNKARGEKPDLIIMDLMLPKLDGFKVSAMLKFDENYKDIPIIILTARAGETDKKKGKDVHADAYITKPFEPEALLAKIKELLK, translated from the coding sequence ATGACTGCGCTTAATAAGGCAAGGGGCGAGAAGCCTGACTTAATCATAATGGACTTAATGCTTCCTAAGCTGGATGGTTTTAAGGTGAGCGCTATGCTTAAGTTCGACGAAAACTATAAAGATATACCTATAATAATACTCACTGCGCGTGCTGGTGAAACAGATAAGAAAAAAGGCAAGGACGTGCATGCAGACGCTTATATAACTAAGCCGTTTGAGCCAGAAGCGCTCTTAGCAAAGATAAAGGAGCTATTAAAATGA
- a CDS encoding glycosyltransferase family 4 protein translates to MKILLITTHLNIGGIGTYTVSLARALKKKGNEVFVASSGGVLLSDLAASGVSHIKINMLTKSELSPKVLASIFELRKVVKKMNIDVIHAQTRVAQVIGFFVSKLCRKAFVTTCHGFFRPKIGRRILPAWGDRVIAISDAVEGHLIKDFHVRKDRISLIYNGVNAMKFLKDFSKEERDALKDKFGIRKDHSIIGTIGRFTPDKGQDVLLHALFEILKQKPNVQLIFVGDGKERLEMIDMAQRLGLSNNVIFVKSQISTVNILSVIDVFMFTPKRKEGLGLALLEALAAGKPAVATNVGGVSSIIKDGINGFLVEPSRHKLLVEPTVRLLKDKALYEKMSQAGREMVIQKFSINGMADKVEKLYGEVSESYK, encoded by the coding sequence ATGAAGATATTATTAATTACTACACATTTAAATATCGGCGGTATTGGCACGTATACTGTCAGCCTGGCAAGGGCATTGAAGAAAAAAGGGAACGAGGTTTTTGTTGCCTCCAGCGGAGGGGTGTTATTATCTGATCTGGCAGCTAGCGGAGTTTCGCATATAAAGATCAACATGCTCACCAAATCAGAGTTAAGCCCTAAGGTCCTGGCGTCTATTTTTGAGCTCCGAAAAGTAGTCAAGAAAATGAACATAGATGTAATACACGCGCAGACGCGCGTTGCTCAAGTCATAGGATTTTTTGTCTCAAAATTATGCCGCAAGGCCTTTGTCACGACCTGTCATGGATTTTTTAGGCCAAAGATAGGAAGGCGGATTTTGCCTGCGTGGGGCGATCGCGTGATCGCGATAAGCGATGCAGTAGAAGGGCACCTGATAAAAGATTTTCATGTACGCAAGGACAGGATTTCCTTGATCTATAATGGGGTCAATGCCATGAAATTCCTCAAGGATTTTTCAAAAGAGGAAAGAGATGCGCTAAAGGATAAATTCGGGATCCGCAAAGACCATTCGATTATAGGCACAATAGGCAGGTTCACGCCTGACAAGGGGCAGGATGTGCTTTTGCACGCGCTTTTTGAGATATTAAAACAAAAGCCGAATGTTCAGCTTATTTTTGTCGGCGATGGCAAGGAGCGCTTAGAGATGATAGACATGGCGCAGCGTCTGGGCCTGTCAAACAATGTAATATTTGTAAAATCACAGATATCCACAGTCAATATTCTCTCTGTGATTGATGTATTTATGTTTACGCCGAAGAGAAAAGAAGGCCTGGGGCTCGCGCTTTTAGAGGCGCTTGCGGCAGGCAAGCCTGCAGTGGCTACAAATGTGGGCGGCGTCTCAAGCATTATCAAGGATGGTATCAATGGTTTTCTGGTCGAGCCTTCAAGGCATAAACTTCTGGTCGAGCCCACAGTGAGATTGTTAAAAGACAAGGCCCTTTATGAAAAGATGTCTCAGGCTGGCAGGGAGATGGTGATACAGAAATTTTCGATCAATGGCATGGCGGATAAGGTTGAGAAGCTGTATGGAGAGGTTTCGGAAAGTTACAAATGA
- the waaF gene encoding lipopolysaccharide heptosyltransferase II: protein MRILVIRTDRIGDVVLSTPAITAIRKAYPDAYIAVMVSSQAKEIVKGNPYINEVIVYDKKCIFHALRFANWLREKRFDLALILHSTNRVNLITFLARILKRVGYARGKMDFLLTDKLEYTKRLGEKHEAEYSLDVLRSLGIDVESSPLVVPVNKENEKHIEELGLKKDGKFIVIHPGASHISKIWPAEKFAKAADILIERFSVQVILISGPQQVNIGDKVRSLMKNKPIFLCGKTSVGDLAALFKRTKLFISNDSGPVHIACAIGTPVVSIFSRNERGLSPKRWGPLGTKTAVLHKDAGCAPCLAHNCKKGFLCLNSITVEELIEKAGKFL from the coding sequence ATGAGGATACTTGTTATCAGGACAGATAGGATTGGGGATGTGGTGCTTTCTACGCCTGCGATTACAGCGATACGGAAGGCCTATCCGGACGCGTATATTGCTGTAATGGTCTCTTCGCAGGCCAAAGAGATCGTAAAAGGCAACCCATATATAAATGAAGTAATCGTATATGATAAAAAGTGTATTTTTCATGCGTTGCGCTTTGCGAATTGGTTAAGGGAAAAGAGATTTGACCTGGCGCTAATTCTACATTCTACAAATAGGGTAAATCTGATAACCTTTTTAGCAAGGATTCTAAAAAGGGTAGGATATGCACGAGGCAAGATGGATTTTCTTTTGACAGATAAGCTGGAATACACGAAGCGGCTCGGAGAAAAGCACGAGGCAGAATATTCTCTGGATGTATTGCGTTCGCTCGGCATAGATGTAGAGTCCTCTCCTTTAGTTGTGCCAGTTAACAAGGAGAATGAAAAACATATTGAGGAGTTGGGATTAAAAAAGGACGGGAAGTTTATCGTGATCCATCCAGGAGCGAGTCATATCTCAAAGATATGGCCTGCTGAAAAATTTGCAAAGGCAGCAGATATCTTGATCGAAAGATTTAGCGTGCAGGTAATATTGATTTCAGGCCCTCAACAGGTCAATATAGGAGATAAGGTCAGGTCTTTGATGAAAAATAAACCTATCTTTTTGTGCGGTAAAACATCGGTCGGGGATCTGGCAGCGCTTTTTAAGAGAACGAAGCTATTTATATCAAATGATTCCGGACCAGTTCACATAGCGTGTGCAATCGGCACACCTGTAGTCTCTATTTTTAGCAGAAACGAAAGGGGCCTGAGTCCTAAGAGATGGGGGCCGCTCGGAACCAAAACCGCAGTGCTTCATAAAGATGCGGGTTGCGCTCCTTGCCTCGCGCATAATTGCAAAAAAGGTTTTTTGTGCCTTAACTCTATCACTGTGGAAGAACTTATTGAAAAGGCAGGTAAATTTCTATGA
- a CDS encoding glycosyltransferase family 9 protein produces MKIIFITLSNIGDVILTLPVLTALKDNFPGAKIDVVVGPRPKHVFAKDPRINRIFTYDKHASLKDKIAFVSKLRKEKYDLAVDMRNSLLPILIGAKKKTLLFSKNKKIHKRSAHLEKLSSFGIKYKNKQNIYISDEDKRFVDKLLEENGVKKGDVILGISPGSRSSLKRWSADGFIEVINEVLRQGRYKIVLIGESNERVFSHKDVIDLTGKTNLNQLFALIERMQLLLTCDSASLHIACDLGVKVIAIFGPTDAREYGPTGKDDVVIRKDLKCSPCKKALCKFNHECMSQLSAQEITLHLR; encoded by the coding sequence ATGAAGATCATTTTTATTACGCTCAGTAATATAGGGGACGTGATCTTGACCTTGCCGGTCTTAACCGCGCTAAAGGATAATTTTCCTGGAGCAAAGATAGATGTCGTGGTCGGGCCAAGGCCAAAGCATGTCTTTGCCAAAGATCCTCGAATTAATAGGATCTTTACATACGATAAACACGCTTCCTTAAAAGATAAGATAGCCTTTGTGAGCAAACTAAGGAAAGAAAAATACGATCTGGCAGTGGATATGAGAAATAGCCTCCTGCCTATTTTAATCGGCGCTAAAAAAAAGACGCTTCTTTTTTCTAAAAATAAAAAGATACATAAAAGATCAGCGCATTTAGAAAAATTGAGCAGTTTCGGAATAAAATATAAGAATAAGCAGAACATCTATATTTCTGATGAAGATAAAAGATTCGTAGATAAGCTGCTCGAGGAAAATGGGGTTAAAAAAGGGGATGTTATTTTAGGTATAAGCCCTGGATCCCGCAGTTCCCTGAAGCGATGGAGCGCAGATGGATTTATAGAGGTAATAAATGAGGTGTTGAGGCAAGGAAGGTATAAGATTGTTCTTATAGGAGAGTCTAATGAGAGGGTATTTTCTCATAAGGATGTTATTGACTTAACTGGCAAGACAAATCTAAATCAACTTTTTGCATTAATAGAGAGGATGCAGCTGCTTTTGACCTGTGATAGCGCTAGCTTACATATTGCATGTGATCTGGGTGTGAAGGTCATTGCAATATTCGGGCCAACAGACGCTCGCGAGTATGGCCCTACAGGCAAAGACGACGTAGTCATACGCAAGGATCTCAAATGCAGTCCATGCAAAAAGGCACTTTGCAAATTCAACCACGAGTGCATGAGCCAACTTAGCGCCCAGGAGATAACTTTACATTTAAGGTAA
- a CDS encoding DUF3108 domain-containing protein, translating into MRSILIFLVIFLTLGCGSATRYRIIKSSEEVEIKAPTKELHVGEKLTYKAEWLGMDVGIATLSVEGITERNGRKVYHILALAESTPIISKIYKVEDRVSTYIDVEELYPVRFEKKQREGGYRSDEYTDFYQEKGKAVYFSRLNHSKKEYDIPKRVQDTLSCMYYLRLQDVEIGGSVFADVIADEKNYLLEAKIHKKGIISIKDVGEWEAFMVEPLPWFQGKIKRKAKATMWFSADEKRIPLLMVTSGIPFVGTVKITLQKIEYIDTEKK; encoded by the coding sequence GTGAGATCGATTTTAATATTTCTTGTTATATTTTTGACATTAGGATGTGGTTCTGCGACAAGATATAGGATTATAAAGAGCTCCGAAGAGGTCGAGATAAAGGCCCCAACAAAGGAATTGCATGTGGGCGAAAAACTTACCTATAAGGCAGAATGGCTTGGCATGGATGTTGGTATTGCCACATTGTCTGTGGAGGGGATCACAGAGCGCAACGGCCGCAAGGTCTATCATATACTTGCGTTGGCAGAGAGCACACCTATCATCTCAAAGATATATAAGGTAGAAGACAGGGTCTCTACCTATATAGATGTAGAAGAACTTTATCCTGTGAGATTCGAAAAGAAACAGCGAGAAGGCGGCTATCGCTCAGACGAATACACAGATTTTTATCAGGAAAAAGGTAAGGCAGTATATTTTTCGAGACTCAACCACAGCAAAAAAGAATATGATATACCTAAGAGGGTGCAGGATACATTGAGCTGTATGTATTATCTTAGGTTGCAGGATGTAGAGATAGGAGGTTCGGTTTTTGCAGACGTGATCGCGGATGAAAAGAATTATCTCCTGGAGGCCAAGATACATAAGAAGGGTATCATAAGTATTAAAGATGTAGGTGAGTGGGAGGCCTTTATGGTCGAGCCGTTGCCGTGGTTTCAGGGAAAGATCAAGCGCAAGGCAAAGGCCACTATGTGGTTTTCAGCAGACGAGAAAAGGATACCGCTTTTAATGGTGACAAGCGGTATACCGTTTGTGGGCACTGTTAAAATAACGCTTCAAAAAATAGAGTATATTGACACTGAAAAGAAGTAA
- a CDS encoding KpsF/GutQ family sugar-phosphate isomerase, with product MLKKRAKQVLKIEADSIRRLSSRINKDFEKAVKLIFACKGQVVVTGMGKAGIIGNKISATLASTGTPSLWLHSGEAIHGDLGRVRKQDVVVAISNSGETEEIVRLIPNIKKLGAKLIAITGNPRSTLVKNSDATLDVSIKEEACPLGLAPMASTTTMLAMGDALCAALIDKRGFKKTDFAFLHPGGSLGKQLLLKVEDIMRKGAQNPIVKENAKVKSVLLKVTKARAGSATIVDANGKLKGIFTDGDLRRHLEEGHDPSKKKVKDIMTKNPKALRKGRLAVEALRILREHKIDEIPIVDEKGRAIGLVDVQDLLKAGLV from the coding sequence ATGTTGAAAAAACGCGCAAAGCAAGTTCTGAAAATCGAAGCGGATTCTATTAGACGTCTTTCTTCTCGCATAAACAAAGATTTCGAGAAGGCAGTTAAGCTTATCTTTGCCTGTAAAGGCCAGGTAGTTGTAACAGGCATGGGCAAGGCTGGTATTATTGGCAACAAGATCTCAGCCACACTTGCCTCCACTGGCACGCCTAGCCTGTGGCTACATTCAGGAGAGGCGATTCACGGTGATCTTGGCCGCGTAAGAAAACAGGATGTTGTGGTTGCTATCTCAAATAGCGGAGAAACAGAAGAGATTGTACGACTTATCCCAAATATAAAAAAGCTCGGCGCAAAACTTATTGCCATAACAGGAAATCCGCGTTCAACCCTTGTCAAGAATAGCGATGCCACACTTGATGTATCCATAAAAGAAGAGGCGTGTCCCTTAGGCCTTGCGCCAATGGCAAGCACCACTACCATGCTTGCAATGGGCGATGCGCTTTGCGCTGCCTTGATCGACAAGCGAGGTTTTAAAAAGACGGACTTTGCGTTTTTACATCCTGGCGGAAGCCTTGGAAAGCAGCTTCTTCTAAAGGTAGAAGATATAATGCGAAAAGGCGCTCAGAATCCAATAGTAAAAGAAAATGCCAAGGTAAAGAGTGTACTTTTAAAGGTTACAAAAGCCCGTGCTGGAAGTGCCACAATAGTTGATGCAAATGGAAAACTCAAAGGCATATTTACAGACGGTGATTTAAGAAGACACCTGGAAGAAGGGCATGACCCTTCAAAGAAAAAAGTAAAAGACATAATGACAAAAAATCCAAAGGCCCTGAGAAAAGGCCGCCTCGCAGTAGAGGCGCTCAGGATTTTGCGAGAACATAAGATAGACGAGATCCCAATAGTAGATGAAAAAGGCCGCGCAATAGGCCTGGTGGATGTGCAGGATCTTCTAAAGGCAGGACTTGTATGA
- the waaF gene encoding lipopolysaccharide heptosyltransferase II produces MKRILIVNVNWLGDTIFATPFIRAVKESSPGSYVAILTHSRCKEVLENNPHIDEIITYDRGKFSLILHLRSRRFDTAFILRRSLSRTILLFLSRIPNRIGYDSKKSGFLLTKKIALPSKDLHRVEHFLDIARGVGIRPKSVNYDFFISDKDRAEAKNILKDLGIKDNEDFIVLNPGGNWDLKRWPAKNFAMLGDKIDIKVILAGAEKDIKLCQEIASMMKKKPILICGKTDLKTLGAVFERAKKVVSSDSGPMHIAVAVNSSVVALFGPTSSRITGPYGDGDYRILQKKIDCEIPCYRLSCKDNKCMSNISVNDVVEAIS; encoded by the coding sequence ATGAAACGCATACTTATTGTAAATGTTAATTGGCTAGGAGATACGATTTTTGCAACACCATTCATAAGGGCTGTAAAAGAAAGTTCTCCAGGTTCTTATGTGGCTATACTTACGCATTCGAGATGTAAAGAGGTGCTTGAAAACAATCCCCATATAGACGAGATTATTACATATGATAGGGGCAAATTTTCACTTATTTTACACCTAAGATCGAGGCGTTTTGATACAGCATTTATATTGCGCAGGTCTTTGAGCAGGACCATACTTCTTTTTCTTTCAAGGATACCCAATAGGATAGGATACGACAGTAAGAAATCGGGATTCTTGCTGACAAAGAAAATAGCGTTGCCATCCAAGGATTTACACAGAGTAGAGCATTTTTTAGACATTGCAAGAGGTGTAGGCATAAGACCGAAAAGCGTAAATTATGATTTTTTCATTTCAGATAAAGACAGGGCTGAGGCAAAGAATATTTTAAAGGACCTGGGAATTAAAGATAATGAAGATTTTATAGTGCTAAATCCTGGCGGCAACTGGGATTTAAAGAGATGGCCTGCTAAAAACTTTGCCATGCTGGGCGATAAGATAGATATAAAGGTGATTTTGGCTGGCGCAGAAAAAGATATAAAACTGTGCCAGGAGATTGCTAGTATGATGAAGAAAAAACCAATACTTATTTGCGGCAAGACAGATCTAAAGACGCTTGGCGCAGTCTTTGAAAGGGCAAAAAAGGTCGTGTCCAGTGACTCTGGGCCCATGCATATCGCAGTAGCAGTAAATTCAAGCGTTGTCGCGTTATTTGGCCCAACATCGTCTCGAATAACAGGCCCTTACGGGGACGGCGATTACAGGATTTTACAGAAGAAGATAGATTGCGAGATCCCATGTTACAGACTTTCATGTAAGGACAATAAATGTATGAGCAATATAAGCGTCAATGATGTGGTGGAGGCGATTTCATGA
- a CDS encoding AbrB/MazE/SpoVT family DNA-binding domain-containing protein, whose translation MLRKLGQNYQIALPREVIKNLHLHINDYLDIRVKDRKIVLEPQIVIPKDQAYFYTPEWQKEESEAHEDIKKGRVTKTKNLKKLFKKLDE comes from the coding sequence ATGTTAAGGAAATTAGGGCAAAACTACCAGATTGCCCTGCCTAGAGAGGTAATAAAAAACCTCCATCTTCATATCAATGATTATCTCGATATAAGAGTAAAGGACAGGAAAATCGTGCTAGAACCGCAGATTGTAATACCCAAGGACCAGGCCTATTTTTATACACCCGAGTGGCAAAAGGAAGAGTCTGAAGCCCATGAGGATATCAAAAAAGGCCGTGTCACAAAGACAAAAAATCTCAAAAAACTATTTAAGAAACTGGATGAGTAA
- the kdsA gene encoding 3-deoxy-8-phosphooctulonate synthase, whose translation MTKEIKIKNIKIGAKNPIALIAGPCVIESEKHAVDHAKAIKEICEKQEIPFIFKSSYDKANRSSINSYRGPGVTNGLEILAKIKKDLGVPVVSDVHCRTELAEAKKVLDMIQIPAFLCRQTDFIMEIAKAAKVVNIKKGQFLAPWDIKNVLEKIESAGNKNIIITERGTTFGYNNLVSDMRSLQILAKYGYPVIYDATHSVQLPGGEGVVSGGERQFVSGLARAAIAMGCDGLFLEVHKDPDKAPCDGPNMIDLKTLEKLLKEIKKIDKVVKC comes from the coding sequence ATGACAAAAGAGATAAAGATAAAAAACATAAAGATAGGCGCTAAGAATCCTATTGCCTTGATTGCAGGGCCTTGCGTGATAGAGAGCGAGAAGCACGCGGTAGATCATGCAAAGGCAATAAAAGAGATCTGCGAAAAACAGGAGATACCTTTTATTTTTAAATCCAGCTATGACAAGGCAAACCGCTCGAGCATAAATTCTTATAGAGGTCCTGGCGTTACTAATGGGTTGGAGATTTTGGCAAAGATCAAAAAGGATCTTGGCGTACCTGTTGTGAGCGATGTTCATTGCAGGACTGAGCTAGCGGAGGCAAAGAAAGTTTTGGATATGATCCAGATACCTGCATTTTTGTGCAGGCAGACTGATTTTATTATGGAGATCGCAAAAGCAGCCAAAGTAGTGAATATAAAAAAGGGCCAGTTCCTGGCACCGTGGGATATAAAAAATGTTTTGGAAAAAATCGAATCCGCGGGAAATAAAAATATAATTATTACAGAGCGCGGCACCACATTTGGTTATAATAATCTTGTAAGTGACATGCGCTCATTGCAGATCTTGGCCAAGTATGGATATCCTGTAATTTATGATGCAACTCACAGCGTGCAGCTTCCAGGTGGCGAAGGCGTTGTTTCTGGTGGAGAGCGGCAGTTTGTATCAGGCCTTGCACGTGCAGCAATAGCCATGGGCTGCGACGGCCTATTCCTCGAGGTTCACAAAGATCCAGACAAAGCCCCCTGCGATGGACCGAATATGATTGATTTAAAAACACTAGAGAAATTATTGAAAGAAATAAAAAAAATAGATAAGGTTGTGAAATGTTGA
- a CDS encoding polysaccharide deacetylase family protein has translation MKRWRRFAILIVFVIAGFLWAKEQYVVPVIMYHKINDKAGISKLNVTPESFRDQISFLKRHDYNIVKLEELAELVRENKIPYKTIAITFDDGYENNYTCAYPVLKELGIPATIFISPALIGYEGYLTWDQIIEMSESGVISIGSHAMTHAYLPGLAEQKLDIEIADSKRAIETHIRKAVFSFSYPIGAFDDRAKEKVRKAGYRIAVATNPGNDYPDHDLFAMKRVRISRTSDSMLVFWIETSGFYTWVKEHRDED, from the coding sequence ATGAAAAGATGGCGTCGTTTTGCAATCTTAATAGTCTTTGTAATAGCTGGATTTTTGTGGGCCAAAGAGCAGTATGTTGTGCCTGTTATTATGTATCACAAGATTAATGATAAGGCTGGGATTTCCAAATTAAACGTTACTCCGGAAAGTTTTAGAGATCAGATCTCTTTTTTAAAAAGGCACGACTATAATATTGTAAAACTTGAGGAGTTGGCTGAGTTAGTAAGAGAAAATAAAATCCCTTATAAGACAATCGCGATTACATTTGATGACGGATATGAGAATAATTACACATGCGCCTATCCTGTTTTAAAGGAGCTGGGGATCCCAGCCACGATTTTTATATCACCTGCGCTTATAGGCTATGAGGGATATTTGACATGGGATCAGATCATTGAGATGTCTGAAAGTGGCGTTATATCTATTGGCAGTCACGCGATGACGCACGCGTATCTGCCAGGTTTAGCAGAGCAGAAGTTAGATATAGAGATAGCTGATTCCAAGCGCGCAATAGAAACCCATATTAGAAAAGCGGTTTTTTCATTCAGCTATCCTATAGGCGCTTTTGATGATCGCGCAAAAGAAAAAGTCAGGAAAGCAGGGTATAGAATCGCAGTAGCCACTAATCCAGGGAACGATTATCCAGACCATGATCTCTTTGCGATGAAACGCGTGCGCATATCCAGGACATCGGATAGCATGCTCGTATTCTGGATAGAGACATCTGGGTTTTATACGTGGGTAAAGGAACATCGGGACGAGGACTGA